In one window of Candidatus Paceibacterota bacterium DNA:
- a CDS encoding glycosyltransferase produces the protein MNHQKNIPYKDKSSLRPFNDITLIIPTLNEAENLPLLFGLLKKLYPDIKVIISDDGSNDGTKDITEKISKENKNIQLINRSKKKIHGICISVIDAIFETKTENFIVMDGDLQHPPEKIKEFKESFDKNYSLIIGTREKIKGWEFKRKVMSYVASLLGKISLFFRRKKIPKDILSGFFGGKTSLFQKIINKNLNKFEFESYKILFDFLKILPNKIETKEIPYIFGIRKKGLSKINKKHIIAFIKALFK, from the coding sequence ATGAATCACCAAAAAAATATCCCGTACAAAGATAAATCTTCTCTTCGACCTTTCAACGACATTACCCTTATAATCCCTACGTTAAATGAAGCAGAAAATTTGCCATTGCTTTTTGGATTGCTTAAGAAATTATATCCAGACATAAAAGTAATTATTAGCGATGACGGATCAAATGACGGCACAAAAGACATAACAGAGAAAATATCTAAAGAAAATAAAAATATTCAACTAATTAATAGATCAAAAAAGAAAATCCATGGAATTTGTATAAGCGTAATAGACGCAATTTTTGAAACAAAAACAGAAAATTTTATAGTAATGGACGGCGATCTTCAACATCCCCCAGAGAAAATAAAAGAATTTAAAGAGAGTTTTGATAAAAATTATAGCCTTATAATCGGCACAAGAGAAAAAATTAAAGGGTGGGAATTTAAAAGAAAAGTAATGTCGTACGTGGCAAGCTTACTTGGAAAAATATCACTTTTCTTTAGAAGAAAAAAAATCCCGAAAGACATTCTTTCTGGATTTTTCGGAGGAAAAACTTCTTTATTTCAAAAAATTATTAATAAAAATTTAAATAAATTTGAATTCGAAAGCTATAAAATTTTGTTTGATTTTTTAAAAATTCTGCCAAATAAAATAGAAACAAAGGAAATTCCATATATTTTTGGCATAAGGAAAAAAGGATTATCAAAAATTAATAAAAAACATATTATAGCTTTTATTAAGGCCTTATTTAAATAG
- a CDS encoding glycosyltransferase family 87 protein — MSLFNKKIILLSVISLFIFLFIIFIFISTTDTDIKIYYSYAQSILQNKVPYRDFFVVYPPFSLLPIILPGFFSTNITTYKNLFGLEMLTFLILTIFLLYLLSKRLKKDYFLVILGFLLISIFLSYTIIKRFDIFVTFLIVLSTFLLVKKKYCLSGVLLIFGVFTKFYPIILFPLFFLYIFKKESVKKSLFFVFSSGVTFFIIVLFLFLIMPPQGSGLYSLEYQFTRPLHFESFYGSTLLLLEKTKVPIFKTTLKNDMYGWSLYDSPLLKFILPFSTLFILIMFMLLFYSFEKKGEISDGSLLKYVFSFLLIFMTFNKVLSPQFLIWILPLGLLALNSKEFKILFLVVFLTFFIYPPLYGILIEKQFFALSLLFLRNVLLVLLSFSFLRSLLSPSPKITKNKIPQKSSANTK, encoded by the coding sequence ATGTCTTTATTTAATAAAAAGATTATACTCTTGAGCGTAATTTCATTATTTATTTTTTTATTTATAATTTTTATTTTTATTTCAACAACAGATACGGATATTAAAATATACTATAGTTACGCTCAATCTATCCTGCAAAATAAAGTTCCTTATAGAGATTTCTTTGTTGTATATCCTCCCTTTTCTTTATTACCCATAATTTTGCCTGGTTTTTTTTCAACAAATATCACAACTTACAAAAATCTTTTTGGCCTTGAAATGCTTACGTTCCTAATTTTAACAATTTTCCTTTTATATCTTTTATCTAAAAGATTAAAAAAAGATTACTTTCTTGTAATCTTGGGATTTTTGCTAATTTCTATTTTCTTAAGTTACACAATTATTAAAAGATTTGATATTTTTGTAACTTTTTTAATCGTATTAAGCACTTTCCTTTTAGTAAAAAAGAAATATTGTCTTTCTGGTGTTTTGCTTATTTTTGGAGTATTTACAAAGTTTTATCCTATTATCCTTTTTCCTTTATTTTTTTTATATATTTTTAAAAAGGAAAGTGTTAAAAAATCTCTATTCTTTGTTTTTTCTTCTGGGGTTACTTTTTTTATAATAGTCCTATTCCTTTTTTTAATAATGCCTCCGCAAGGTTCAGGACTCTATAGTCTTGAATATCAATTTACAAGACCGCTTCATTTTGAAAGTTTTTACGGAAGCACATTGCTCCTATTAGAAAAAACAAAAGTTCCTATCTTTAAAACGACCCTTAAAAATGATATGTATGGATGGTCGTTATACGATTCTCCTTTACTGAAATTTATATTGCCATTTAGTACTCTTTTTATATTGATTATGTTTATGCTTCTTTTTTATTCTTTTGAAAAAAAAGGAGAAATATCCGATGGTTCTCTCTTAAAATATGTTTTTTCTTTTTTGTTAATATTTATGACCTTCAATAAAGTACTTTCTCCACAATTTTTAATATGGATTTTACCTTTGGGTTTATTGGCTCTTAATTCAAAAGAATTTAAAATTTTATTTTTAGTAGTGTTTCTTACTTTTTTTATATATCCGCCCTTATATGGGATTTTGATTGAGAAACAATTTTTTGCGCTAAGTTTATTATTTTTAAGAAATGTATTACTTGTTTTATTATCTTTCTCTTTTTTAAGATCTTTATTGTCCCCAAGCCCAAAAATTACTAAGAATAAAATTCCACAAAAATCCTCCGCAAATACCAAATAA
- a CDS encoding phospholipid carrier-dependent glycosyltransferase — protein sequence MKKKVVLFFLFLILALSIFLHFFRLSYPNRIVFDEQWYASSAASYLSHKYYFDAHPPLGKILISASGKLFGFKDPSGNFYFNHNESYLSKSSYLPFRLLPAILGIFLPILGWFIVKELKGSNKAAFLCSAFLLFDNALLLQSRFVLLEIFLVFFYLSSIFLYLKLINQKKYTKKWYIFLILLGLSLGIVISVKWTGFLVLATIIFLEIIKLINKQIISGGGLSNFFQKNKKYFTAIFLGILFLPLLVYIFSFFVHFSLLNSSRNPKNFSDPLLYVDKEKEIKDGPFVFYYKEPDGNFFEKFFKVHKQMISIFSVTGDHPYSSSWWKWPTGGKAMLYYSEENVHLYLMGNPIVWFLGFFGIISIFFIPYLAKRKKEKLPSFLKKPDILYFYFFSWLVFIGVKRTSFLYYYLVPLCLSIIIFSLCFDYFAKNMIKKKKNIIFGLILFIVFLSFVFYLPLTYGIPLSDKALSLRLWFPLWK from the coding sequence ATGAAAAAGAAAGTTGTCTTATTTTTTTTATTTTTAATTCTCGCTTTAAGTATTTTTTTGCATTTTTTTAGGTTATCTTATCCAAATAGGATAGTTTTTGATGAGCAATGGTATGCTTCAAGCGCTGCCTCTTATCTTTCCCATAAATATTATTTTGATGCCCACCCGCCCCTTGGAAAAATTTTAATTTCAGCATCTGGAAAACTTTTTGGCTTTAAAGATCCAAGTGGAAATTTTTATTTTAACCATAATGAAAGTTATTTAAGTAAAAGCAGCTATTTACCATTTAGGCTTTTGCCGGCAATTTTGGGTATTTTTTTGCCAATATTGGGTTGGTTTATTGTAAAAGAGTTAAAAGGATCAAATAAGGCAGCTTTTCTTTGTAGTGCTTTTTTGCTTTTTGACAATGCACTTTTGTTGCAATCTCGTTTTGTTTTATTGGAGATTTTTCTTGTTTTCTTTTATTTATCATCAATCTTTTTATATTTAAAGCTGATAAATCAAAAAAAATATACAAAAAAATGGTATATTTTCTTGATTTTATTAGGTCTTTCTTTAGGTATTGTTATTTCTGTTAAATGGACGGGATTTTTAGTTCTTGCTACTATTATTTTTTTAGAAATTATAAAGTTAATTAATAAACAAATAATTTCTGGAGGTGGATTATCAAATTTTTTTCAAAAAAATAAGAAATATTTTACTGCTATTTTTTTAGGTATTTTATTTTTGCCACTTTTGGTTTATATTTTTTCTTTTTTTGTTCATTTTTCTCTTTTAAATTCATCTCGAAATCCAAAAAATTTTTCAGATCCTCTTTTATATGTAGATAAAGAAAAGGAAATAAAAGATGGTCCTTTTGTTTTTTATTACAAAGAACCTGATGGGAATTTTTTTGAGAAATTTTTTAAAGTTCACAAACAAATGATATCTATTTTCTCCGTAACAGGGGATCATCCATATAGTAGTTCTTGGTGGAAATGGCCTACCGGGGGAAAGGCAATGTTATATTATAGTGAAGAAAATGTGCATCTTTATTTAATGGGAAATCCAATTGTTTGGTTTTTGGGATTTTTTGGGATAATAAGCATATTTTTTATACCTTATTTAGCAAAAAGAAAAAAAGAAAAATTACCATCCTTTCTTAAAAAACCTGATATTTTATATTTTTATTTTTTTTCTTGGCTGGTTTTTATCGGAGTTAAAAGGACAAGCTTTCTTTACTATTACTTAGTTCCGCTTTGTCTTTCAATAATTATTTTTTCTTTATGCTTCGATTATTTTGCAAAGAACATGATAAAGAAAAAGAAAAATATAATTTTCGGATTAATATTATTTATAGTCTTCCTTTCCTTTGTTTTTTATTTACCCCTAACATATGGAATACCTTTATCGGATAAGGCGCTTTCTTTGAGGCTTTGGTTTCCTTTGTGGAAATAA
- a CDS encoding TrbC/VirB2 family protein produces the protein MKKLKKVLSHVLIIGFISMMVLPTLVMAAGPTSEPPAPVKNWDDIVRIMNLIRNIMWAVLGVVVIVMFIWAGITFFGAEGDPTKVETARKRVMYGLIGVVVAAIAGGIVALITSLIS, from the coding sequence ATGAAAAAATTAAAGAAAGTTTTAAGTCACGTTTTAATAATCGGATTTATATCAATGATGGTTTTACCAACATTGGTTATGGCAGCAGGCCCTACCTCAGAACCTCCTGCTCCAGTAAAGAATTGGGACGACATTGTTAGGATTATGAATTTAATAAGAAATATAATGTGGGCTGTTTTGGGTGTTGTGGTTATTGTTATGTTTATTTGGGCTGGCATAACTTTTTTTGGTGCAGAGGGTGACCCAACTAAGGTTGAAACAGCAAGAAAAAGAGTAATGTATGGCTTAATAGGTGTTGTTGTTGCTGCGATAGCGGGTGGTATAGTGGCTTTAATTACTAGCCTTATTTCTTAA
- a CDS encoding pilin, translating into MKNKKILSIIILSIILFLPLFVFADVDIPNPAKISTIEEFLNAVKKYMWFLVAPLATIMGIWAGILFLTSEGNPEKAKKARDLLKYIVIGVFVAVVASGISILITNLLSP; encoded by the coding sequence TAAAAAAATTTTGTCAATAATAATTTTATCAATTATTTTATTTTTACCTCTTTTTGTATTTGCTGATGTTGATATTCCAAATCCTGCCAAAATATCAACAATTGAGGAATTCTTGAACGCTGTTAAAAAATATATGTGGTTTTTAGTTGCTCCTCTTGCTACAATCATGGGAATTTGGGCGGGTATTTTGTTTTTAACATCCGAAGGAAACCCAGAAAAAGCAAAGAAAGCAAGGGATCTTTTAAAATATATTGTAATTGGAGTTTTTGTTGCGGTTGTCGCAAGTGGAATTAGTATACTTATAACGAATCTTTTGTCACCATAA